In the genome of Halostella salina, the window AGTTCCCACAAGGCGGCACACGTCGTCGGCGACCGCGCCCTCAACCAGGTCGCGAAGCTCACCAGTTCGGCCACCCACCGGACCGACGGCCCGATGCAGGACAAAAACGAGGTCATCCGGAACCACGACTTCTTCGAGCGCGCGCTCGACCGGAACGAACAGCGGGGGAGGGCGCTCCCCTGTCTCGACTGGGCGGCCGTGCGGGAGACGTACCGGCGACATCAGGCGGGCGAGATACACGCCGGCGAGGAACTGTACCGGCTGGTGACGGTGCTGGAGACCCCGCTCGCGGAGCGGATCCTCGACGGGTAGAGCTACGCGACGGCGGCCGGCAGGTGCTGGCGCAGGTAGCCCGCCGTCCGCGCCCACTTCAGCACGCAGGCGAGCAGGTACCACAGCGGCAGCGCGGTCGCCGGGGCGGACGCGTCCGCCACCGTCTCGCGGAACCCGAGGGGGTTGACCGGGAGGTAGTTCCGCGGGTCCAGCGTACTCCGCACGTCCAGCCGGTCGCCGTGATACCGGCGGATCTGCCCGCGGCCGCGGCCGATGCGGACGTTCTGTGCGAGCAGTTCACGCACGGTCGACCTGGCGGGGTGGTACAGCGTCACCGACGGCTCGAACGCCAGTTCGTACCCCGCCTCGTCGACCCGGCGGCCGAACTCCAGGTCCCCGTTCGACAGCAGGCGCTCGTCGAAGCGGCCCACGTCCTCGAACACCCGGCGTCGGGTGACGAGACAGCACGTCGGCGCGAAGCGGTGCTCCCTGACGTACCGCTCGACGGGGAACCCCGTCGCGCGCCGGAACCGCGAGACGGTTCCCTCGGCGGCGACGACCTCGACGCGACAGCCCATGTAGTCCCGGTCGTCGGCCAGCATCCGCTCGGTGACCGACCGGACGTAGTCCGGCTCGACCCACATGTCGGCGTCGACGAAGCCGAGGACCTCCCCTCGTGCGGCCTCGATGCCGGCGTTCCGCGCCGCGTACGACCCCTGCACCGCGTCCTCGACGACGTGGCGGACGCGGTCCGACCGCGCGAACGCCCGGGCGACGGCGGTCGTCCCGTCGGTCGAGCCGTTGTCCGCGATGACGACCTCGTAGTCGGTCGCGGTCTGGTCCAGCAGCGAGTCGACCGTCGTCCGCAGGCCCTCGGGGTCGTTGTACACGGGGACGATGATGCTCGTTTGCACGCGCTCGTCATCCGGATCGACCGGCCCGGCGTTAACTGCATCGCTTCCGACCCGGACCGCCGTCGCCCGGCCGCTCCGCCGCCGAATGTAAAGTCATTTTAGGCCGGCCAAAAAACACCACTGGTATGACCGGAAACGCGGACGACGCAGGCGGCGACGAGCACCGGACCGTCTCCACTCGGCGCGGTCGTCGTGGGTTCCTGAAGCTCACCGGCGGCGTGACCGGCGCGGCCGCGCTCGCGGGCTGTCTCGGGAACGACGACGAGGGGTCGACGTACTCGCGGGAGGGGTCGATCCCCGACGCCAAGACGTACGCCGCCGACGAGCTGTTCAACATCGAGGAGTGGCGGGGCTCCGGGCCGCTGATCGACGACCGCCCCACGGAGTACGAGGGCCGGTCGATGCTCGACCTGCCGGACCTCAGGGGCGAGCTGACGATCTACCTCGGCGGCGGCGAGGGCGGGCTGTACGAGAACCTGATGCGGCGGATCCAGCACACGTACCGCGACTTCACCGTCGACATCAGGAAGGCCCCCTCCTCGCAGCACGCGAACACCATCGTCGAGGAGGTCAACGCCGGCCAGAGCCCGGCGGACATCTTCTGGGCGATCGACGCCGGGTCGGTCGGGATCGTCTCCGAGAACGACGCGACCGTCGAACTCCCGGACCACCTCGTCTCCGAGATCCCGGACACGTACCACCCGACCGACCAGTGGGTCGGCACCATGGGCCGCGCACGGAGCATCCCGTTCAACACCAACGAGTTCTCGAAGTCGGAGATCCCAAACGACATATTCACGTTCGCGCGGGATCCACGGTTCGACAACGCGATGGGCTGGGCTCCGACCTACGGCGCGTTCCAGGCGTTCGTCACGGCGATGCGCCTCATCAACGGGGAGAGCGAGGCGCGCCAGTGGCTCAACGGGATGCAGGACCAGGGCGTCGGTACGTACGACAACGAACTGGTCGTCGCCAATCGGGTCGCGAGCGGCGAGTTGAACGCGGGATTCGGGAACCACTACTACTCGCGGCTCGTGTACGAGGAGCGGCCCGACGCCCCGCTGGACCTCGCCTTCACGCAGGCCGACGCCGGCGCGCTCGTGAACTGCTCGGGGGCCGAGATCATCAAGAACACGCCGAACGAGACGCTGGCGGTGGACTTCATCCACCACCTGCTCAGCATCGAGGCCCAGGAGTTCCTGACGACCCGCGGGTACGAGTACCCGCTGCTCCCGAGCATCCCGCCGGTCGGGGACCTCCCGACGATCGACGAACTGAACCCGCCGGAGTTCGACCTCTCGCGGCTCGCGGACCTCGAACCGACGCTGCAACTCATGCGCGAGGTGGGCGTCCTGTAACATGTCGGTGGCCGACAGGGTAGTTGCACAGTTCGACCGCGAGGACGCCGACGGGTATCCGGTCGGTCTCACCCTCCTGAGCGGTGCGATCGCCGCGGCGGTGCTCTCGCCGCTCGCGTGGATCGTCATCCGCGTCCTGCAGGTCGACACCGACTACGCGCTGTCGATCATCGCGCGCCCGACGATCGTCGAGATCCTGGTGACGAGCCTCGGCCTCGTCGCCGCCGTCACCGGGGCGTCGATCGGCATCGGCGTGCCGCTCGCGTTCCTGACGGTGCGGACGGACCTCCCGTTCCGCCGGTTCTGGACCGTCGCCGTCGCCCTGCCGCTTGTCATCCCAAGTTACCTGGGCGCGTTCACGTTCATCTCGGCGTTCGGTCCGGGCGGGGTACTCGCGGACGCGCTCGCGCCCCTCGGCGTCGAGTCGATCCCCTCGATCTACGGGTTCTTCGGGACGACGCTCGTGCTCACGCTGTACACCTACCCCTACGTGTTCATCACCACGCGGGCGTCGCTGCTGTCGTTCGACCAGCAGCTCGTCGAGGCCGCGCGGACGCTCGGGACGACGCGCTGGGAGGCGTTCAAACGCGTGACGCTCCGGCAGCTTCTGCCCGGCATCACGTCGGGCGCGCTGCTGGTCGCGCTGTACACGCTCTCGGACTTCGGCACGCCGTCGCTCATGCGGCTGGACGTGTTCACGCGCGTCATCTTCGTCGAGTACAACACGTTCGGCCGCGAGACCGCCGCCATGCTCTCCCTGCAGCTGCTGGCGATCACCGCGGTGATCCTCGCCATCGAGTCGCGCATCGGCGATTCGAGCCGCGGGGCCTACGTGGGGACGGGCGCGAGTTCGGGCAGCGACACGACGGTCTCACTCGGACTGTGGAAGCTGCCCGCGCTCGGGTTCTGTGCGAGCATCGTCACCCTCTGTCTCGTCGTCCCCGTCGCCGTTCTGACCAACTGGCTGCTCCGGAGCCCGAGCGGGGCGACCAGGATGGGCGGCGGGTTCGAGTGGCAGTTCGCGGTCAACTCGGTGTCGGTGTCGCTCGCGGCGGCGGTCGCCTGTGCGGCCGCCGCGGTTCCGGTCGCCTACCTCGCCGCGAGACACCGGAGCAGGCTGTCGGAACTGTTCGACCGCGCGACGTACGTCGGCTACGCGATGCCGGGGATCGTCCTCGGGCTCGCGCTCGTGTTCTTCGGCGTCTACTACGAGTCGTCCGTCGGGGACCTCTCGGTGTTCGGTGCCGACATCACCCCGACGCTGTACCAGACGCTCCCGCTGTTGATCTTCGCGTACGTCATCCGGTTCCTCCCGCAGGCAGTCGGCTCGACGCGGTCGTCGGTGCGGCGCGTCGACCGGAGCCTGACGGAGGCCGCACGGATGCTCGGCCGGACCCCCGCGGAGGCGTTCCGCCGGGTCACGCTCCCGCTGATCGCGCCGGGCGTGATCGGCGGCGCGGCGCTGGTCTTTCTGACGACGATGAAGGAGCTGCCCGCGACGCTCGTGTTGCACCCGACGGGCTTCGAGACGCTCGTCACGTACATCTGGAGCGTCCGCGAGTCCGGCTACTACGGGTTCGCGGCGGTCCCCGCGCTGGTGCTCATCGTCGTCTCGGGACTCTCGATGGTCGTTATCCTTTCCCAGGAGGAGTGACTCATGGCACGAAACAACCACGACGGATCGCTCGCATCGCCCGAACCGGCGGCCACGGCCGCCGACCCCGACGACAGCCCCCCGCAGTCGACGGTGCTCGAACTCCGGGACCTCGTCCGCTCCTACGAGACCGAGACCGCCGTCGAGGACCTCTCGCTGTCCGTCGGCGAGGGCGAGGTGCTCACGCTCCTCGGACCGTCCGGCTGCGGCAAGACGACGACCCTGCGGCTGATCGGCGGGCTGGAACGCCCCGACGACGGGACCATCGAACTCGGTGACAGCGTCATCGCCGACGCCGGCGACACGTTCGTCCCGCCCGAGGAGCGGGGCATCGGGCTGGTGTTTCAGGACTTCGCGCTCTTCCCGCACCTGACCGCCGCGGAGAACATCGGGTTCGGGATCGCCGAGTGGCCGGAGAGCGAGCGGCAGGCACGGATCGAGGAGATGCTCGACCTCATCGGCATGTCGGACCACGGCGACGACCGGCCGGGCGAGCTCTCGGGGGGGCAGAAGCAGCGCGTCGCCCTCGCGCGCTCGCTCGCCCCCGAACCCGACGTGCTCCTGCTGGACGAGCCCCTCTCGAACCTCGACGTGAGCCTCCGGGTGTCCATGCGCGAGGAGATCCGCCGGATCATCGACGAGACGGACGTCACCGCTATCTGGGTCACGCACGACCAGGAGGAGGCGCTGTCAGTCGCCGACCGCGTCGGGGTGATGCACGACGGGGAGCTCCAGCAGGTCGGCCGGCCCGAGAAGGTGTTCGAGCTGCCGGCCTCGCGGTTCGTCGCGTCGTTCCTCGGTCGCGCCGGCTTCCTCTCCGCGACCGTCGAGGACGACGTGCTCGCGACGGACGTGGGCGACATCGACGCCGACGCGCTCGTCGGGGCCGAGCGGTCGGACTGGGAGGTGCTCCCGGACGAGGCGACGGTCGACGTGCTGGTCCGCCCCGACGACCTTCGCGTGACCCCGACGACGCCGGAGGAGGCCGACGGCACGATCACGCGCCGCCAGTATCAGGGACCGTCGTTCATCTACCGCGTCGAGACCGAAGGCGGCGACACGATCCAGTGTCTACACAGCCACACGGAGGTGTTCGACGTGGGCAAGTCGGTCAGCGTCGACCTCGTGGCGAACCACCCGCTGGTCTGGTTCCCGGCCGAGTGACCGCCGGGCCGCTCACCCGTCGACGACCCGTCGCGTGAGCGGCATCGAGAGGACGGTCACCAGCCGGTACAGTTCCTCGCCGGCGTCTATCTCGCCCGCCCGGTGGCGGCGGTACGTCTCCCGCACCGCCGCCCAGTCGACGCCGGGCAGTCGCCGCCCGGTCGCCTCGTGTCGCTCCAGGGCCCGACCCACGAAGTCGTCGCCCCTGACGACCTCGTCCTTGTCCTGCCAGGGCCCCTGAGTCCGGTACGACGCGTCGCCGAACTTGTCGGCCAGGTTCACCGCGCGGTTGCCGACGACGTGTGCCGCCTTCGGGGACGACAGCGGGACGCGCGTGGAGGCGTGGGGGATCGTCGCGAGCGACCCGTCGAGCCGCTCGATCGCGCGGTGCAGCGGGTCGCGGCGCAGCCGGTACTTCAGCGGCATCGAGAGCGCCAGGTCGACCAGCCGGCGGTCGAGAAACGGGTTCCGGGTCGGGACGATCTGGAGGGCGCTGAACAGGTCGAATCCGATCCCGTTCGTGATGGGGTACAGCGTGGAGCTGAGGCTCAGCTGCTCGACCGACTCGTAGCCGACGCCGTGGAACTCGACGCCGCTCCCCGCGGCGCGGATGTTGTCGGCGAGGATCTCGCCGAGCGGTGCCGAGTCGAGGAAGTCCGGGTCGCGCGTCGGCCCCGATGCCACCTGGTCGCGCACGAAGTCGTCGGGGGTCGAGGGCAGGCACGCCCGCGGGAGCCAGACCTGCACATCGAACGGCAGCCGAACCGTCGCCTGCGACACGCTCCAGGCCCCGAAGAGGTCGTCGCTGTACAGCCCGGTCAGCAGCGTGTCGACGTCGTCGGCGATCCCCTCGGCGAACCCGAGCGCGTGGCCCGTGTGGAACGGGCCGACGAACTCCTGGACGGGCGCGGCCCGCTCCAGCAGCGTCTCGTGGTAGCCAAGGCCCCGCTCCAGCAGCTCGAACCGAGACCCGGCGGCGTCGGCCGCCCGCTTGGCGACGCGCGCCTCGCGGTTCCACCCGTCGCCCAGGTGGAACGACGCGGGCGGCTCGTCCGCGGCCGCCAGCACGGCCCGGGAGTCGCTCCCGCCGCTCAGCAGGAGACCGTGGTCGCGGTCGTCGCCCGTCCGGTCGGCGACGGCCCGCTCGAACCGGTCCGCCAGCTCCCGCACGAAGTAGGAGAACGACCTGTCTTTCGGCCGGTATCTCGGCTCCCAGTAGCGGTGCCGGTCGACGCCGCCGCCCCCGATATCGTAGGTCAGGACCGTCGCCGGCCCGAGCTGTTCGACGCCCTCGACGGGCGTCTTCGTGCCGAACGTCCGCCGGCAGCGGAGGTACTCGGCGAGGTACCGCTCGTCGAACGCCGGGTCGAACCCGGGGAGGTCGGGCACCGTCTGGACGCTGGTCGAGACGGCGAGGCCGTCATCGGTTCGGGCGTAGTACAGCGGCCGCGCGCCGAGGCGGTCGATGAAAAACGAGACGCTGCCGTCGTCGGGGTCGTAGCGCAGTCCGACGAACTCGCCGTCGAGCCGCTCGACGAACTCCATGCCGTGCTCGTCGTACTGGCCGGCACACACCCGCGCCGTCTCCGCCGGATCGACCGACCGCCGGCCGCCGCGCTCGTCCGTGACGCTGTACACCTCGCCCCACACCCACACGAGCGACCCGTCGGCCGCCTCGGCCGGCTGGTCGACCGCCGTCCCCTCGTGGAACGCCGACCGCACCGCGATCTCCCGGCCGCGGTAGGCGTCGCTCGTCTCGCCGCCGGGGACCGTCTCCGGGACCGTCTCGACCTCGACCGAGTCGGCCGCGTCGCCGAACACGCCGGACAGGCCGACCATCTCAATCGCCGCCGGTCATTTCGGGGACGGGTTCTCGGCGGGGCGCGCCCCGCGGTCGGCGACGAAGTCGTCGACCTTGAAGCTCTGGAAGGGGTCCGCGCCGGGCAGCTCGTAGACCGCATCGTCGGCGACGGCGTTGACGATGGTGGCGTTGCGGTACGGGCCGAGGCCGAGGTCCGGCGCGTTGATGCCGTGGGAGTGCAGTTCCGCGTTCTGGACGAATATCTCGCCCGGGAGCCCGTCGGTCTCCACGCGGTAGTCCCGCGTGATCTCGAGCCGGCCCTGATCGTCGCGCCGGATCCGGTCCTCGAGCGGGTCGAGGAACGGCGGGTCGGTTCTCGTGTACCCGGTCGCCAGGACGACCACCTCGCTGTCGAGGACGAACCGCTCGTCCTCCTGCCACTGCTCGCAGACCAGCTGGTAGTCGTCCGAGCGCGGGCTGGCGGACCCGATGTCGGTGACCTCGGTCGCCGCGATCAGCCCCACGTCGGGCTCGGCGTCGCCGATGGAGTTGCGGTAGAGCGCGTCGTAGATCTTCGCGCTCGTGGTCTCGTCGATCCCCTTGTAGAGCTGGTCCTGCTTGCCGCGGATCTCGTCTTTGGTCTCCTGGTCCAGGTCGTAGAAGTAGTCGATGTACTCCGGCGTGTAGATCATGTGGCCGAGCTTGGCGTCGGCCATCTGGAAGAAGCCTCGCGACCGGGTGATCCAGTCGAGGCTGTACTCGTGGTCGGACTGGCGTTCGAGGAGGTCGCGGAACACCTCCGCCGCGCTCTGTCCGGAGCCGACGATCGTGACCGACTCGGCGTCGAGACACCGATCCCGGTTGTGGAGGTACGACGCCGAGTGGAACACGTCGCGGCCGAAGGCGTCCCGGAACTGCTCGGGGACGTGGCGCTGGGTCCCGATCCCCATGACCACGTCATCCGCGGCGTAGCTCGTCTGCTCGCCCGTGACGGGGTCGACCGTCTCGACGACGAACACGTCGCCGTCCTCGCGCACGTCGGTGACCTGCCGGTCGAACTGCAGCGTCGGCAGCTGGTCGGCCACCCACCGGCAGTACTCGTTGTACTCGCGGCGGGGGATGAAAAACTCCTCGTAGAAGTAGAACTCGTAGAGGCGGTTCCGCTCGCGGAGGTAGCTGAGGTAGCTGTAGGGGTTCGACGGGTCGACCATCGTCACGAGGTCCGCGAGGAACGGGACCTCGAGGGTGGTCCCCTCGATCAGCATCCCCTCGTGCCAGTTGAACTCCGGCTCCTGTTCGAGAAAGGCCACGTCGAGGTCGGCCGGCGCGTCGTCCAGCAGCGCCGCGAGGCCGAGGTTGAACGGCCCGACGCCGATGCCGACGAGGTCGTGGACGCGGTCGGTCATGCGACCGCCCCCTCGAACCGCTCGCGGTCACAGAACATGAGCAGCCCCGTCTTGTCGGGCAGGTCGACCTCGCGCTGGGCCTCGAACCCGCACTTCTCGAACACGCGGATGGCCCGGTCGTTCCGGGCGTCCGGTTCCGTGACGACCCGCCGCGTCTCGGGGTGTCGGAACTGGAAGTCGACCATCGCCCGCACCAGCGGTGCCCCGTACCCCTCGCCGAGGTACTCGCGGGGCCCGATGAGCAGGTGGATCCCCCGGTCGGCCGGGTCCGCGTCGTAGTAGTCGCCGATGCGGTCGCGGTCGGCCCAGTACGACTCCCAGTAGCTCATCGGCGTGTGGTCGAGGGAGCCGATGTACAGCGTCTGGTCCTCGTTCGCGGCGCGCTCGGCGATCGTGTCCCGAACCACCGGGAGCGGGTCGTTCTGCTCCCAGTACGGGAGCACGTGCTCGCTGTTGAGCCACGTGTGGAGGCGGCCGAGGTCGCGGTCGAGGTCGACCTCGCGGAAGCCGATCCGCTTCCCGGTGTCGGGGTCGGTCGTGAGGTAGCTGTATTCCGAACGCACTGTCTCCTGTGGCCCGCTCATGCCGGATCCCTCCGTCGACCCGCCCGCTCCTGCACGGACCGGACTGGGGTCCGCGTCGGTTCCGTGTGTGCCTTCATATCTGGATCGCTCGTTACCAGCCAGTTTTTAGGCCAGCCTTAAAAATATTTAGATGCCGAATTCGGAGCCTCAGACCGGCGAAACCGCCGGGCGCTACTGTTGGATCGCTACGACTTCCCCCGACACCGAGACGGTTCCGAGGTCGAGGCCGATGGTGGTGCCCTCCCGGAGCGGACGCGTCCGGAAGCGGAGGCCGTCGCCGGTCGCCCGCGCCCGCAGTTCGACGGTGAGGTACACGTCCTCGTTCCGGGGATGCTCGCGCTCGTAGATGTTGCCGTCGTCGCTGGTGAGGACGACCGAGGCCGGTTCGGTCCGGACGTCCGTGACGCGGGCGACCGTCACGTTGTCCCGCCGGTCGACCATCCCCGCCTCGATCCCGTCGGCGATCTCCGGCCCGACGTTCGTCGCCTTCACGACGACGGTCCGCTCGACCGGCCTGCCGGGCACCGAGGCGTTCCCCCACCGCGTCACCACGCCGGAGAAGGCGTAACGGTCGGTCCGGAACTCGATCGTCCGGTCGAGCAGCACCCGCCTGTCCCCGAAGTAGGTGTCGCCGCCGTAGCGGACCGTCCGCAGGGTGAGCCCGACGGCGTCGGTCCCGTTCGTCCGGTTCATCCGCGGGGTGACGACCGACCGCTCGACCGTCGCCACCGCCCGGCCGTCGATCCGGTACTCGTCGCCCGGCGAGACGAGGTCGGCCGTCGACCGGCTCAGGTCGGCCCGCACGAGCACGGGGAGCGTGCCGGTGTCCAGCGTCTCGCCCTCGGCGTCAAGCGCCAGCACCTCGCCGCGCACGTCGTACCTGGACGTCGCGACGTCGATGGCCTCGCCCCGCCGGACCGGCACGCCCGCGAACTCGAAGGTCTCCCCGCTCCCGTCGCGGTCGACGAGCCTGCCGTCGACGCGGACCCGGGCGACGACGGAGACGTTCCGCCCGTCAGCCGGCCCCACGTACGTGTCCGTGACCGTGAGGTTGGTCCCGTCGTCGCCGGTCGCCACGTCGCCTTCGGAGATGCGCTCGGCGACCGCCGGCGAGCGCTCGCCGAGGTCGACGGTCGCGTAGCGCGTCGCCGGTTCGCCGTCCTCGCCGCCGAAGGGAACGGCGTACACGACGCCGGCGGCGACCGCCCCGAGGACGACCAGCACGACGAGCGCGTCGTAGACGTTGACGCGGCCGAACAGGCGGCCGTCCTCGTCGATGGGCGTCACGGCTGGCACCTCCCCCGAACTGTGGTCGTATCCATGGTTCCGTCTCGAACTACCCGTGGGTTTCCGGGGCTCCGTAAAAGCCTTTCATATATAGTTTGGCGCACCTAAAGCACCCCGCACGCGCCCGAGCGACGCCGATATCGAGATAAACGGATTTATACGGAGCAAACTGGACTGCCGATGTAGACCCAGACACACTCATGCCGGACTCCGACACGCCGTCCGCCACGCGACGGGAGAAACTCGACGCGCTGTACAGCGTGCTGAAGTACGATCCGAAGCTCACCGCGACGATCGTCGGGCTCGGGATCGTCGCCGCCGTGCTCGAAGGCGTCGGGCTGAGTTTCATCCTCCCGATCATCGAACTGGTCCAGTCGGAGGGCCAGCCCGCGCAGGGCGGGATCGCCGGGCTGTTCGCGTCCGTTTACCGGGCGCTGAACGTGCCGCTGTCGCTCGGCACGGCGGTTCTGGGCGTCGCGGCCGTCATGACCGTCCGGTTCACGGCGAGCTTCCTCGTCGCGTGGTTCCGCGAGACGCTCCGCATGTCCTACATCCGGAACCTCCAGACCGAGGCGTTCGGGAACGCCTTCGACGCCGACATCTCGTACCTCGACGAGACGGGGTCGGACGACGTGTTGAACGCGATCATCACCCAGACCTTCTACGCCGGGCAGGCGATCGAGCGGCTGGTCGTGTTCGTCGAGCAGTCGTTCCTCGGCCTCGTCTACGGGGTCATCGCGTTCGTCATCTCGCCGACGCTCACGCTCGTCACGGCCGTCGTCCTCGGCGGGGTGACGGTGCTGTTGCGCGTCGTCGTCGAGCCGGGGTACGACATCGGCGACAGGGTCGCGGACGCGAACGAGCGCCGGCAGGAGGCCGCCCAGGCCGGCACCCAGGGGATGCGGGAGAGCCGGGTCTTCGGCCTCGTCGACGAGCTGTACGGGGACTTCGTCGACGCGGTCGACAAGTACACCCGGGCCCGCGTCAAGCTCCGCCGCAACGAGGCGGCGATCGACAACGCCTACCAGCTGGCGGTCGCCGTCTCCGTGTTCGCCCTCATCTACGGCTCGCTCACGTACGCCGACCTGACGCTCAGTTCGCTCGGCCTGTTCCTGTTCGCGATGTTCCGGCTCGGACCGAAGGCGAGCCGGGCGAACGAGCTGTTCTACCGGATCGAGCAGGACCTCCCGCACCTCGTTCGCACCCGGCAGTTCACGCGCGAGCTCGCGAACAACGCCGAGCCGGAGGCCGCCCGCCACGAGGTGCCGGAGACGGTCGAGTCGGTCGCCTTCGACGACGTGCACTTCGCCTACGACGACGGGGACGAGGTGCTCCGGGGCGTCGACTTCTCTGCGGAGCGGGGGGAGTTCGTCGCCTTCGTCGGCCAGTCGGGCGCGGGGAAATCGACCGTGGTCTCGCTGCTCGCACGGATGCACGAACCGACCGACGGCGAGGTCCGCGCGAACGGCGTCCCGATCGGCGGGATGGACATCGACGAGTGGCGCGACCGCGTCGCCGTCGTCGGCCAGGACCCGTACATCTTCGACGACACGCTCCGGTACAACCTGACGATCGCTGACCGGGACGCTTCCCGGGCGGAGATCGAGCGAGTCTGTGAGATCGCCCGCGTCGACGAGTTCCTCGACGACCTCCCGGACGGGTACGACACGCAGGTCGGCGACGACGGCGTCCGGCTCTCGGGCGGGCAGAAGCAGCGCGTCGCCATCGCCCGGGCGCTGCTCGACGACGCGGACGTGTTGCTGCTCGACGAGGCGACCAGCGACCTGGACTCGAACCTGGAGCGGGAGGTGCAACGCGGCATCGAGACCATGGACCGGGAGTACATCGTCGTCACCGTCGCCCACCGGCTGACGACGGTCCGGAACGCGGACCGCATCTACACGCTGGAGGAGGGGACGGTTTCGGAGGCCGGCGACCACGAGGAACTCGTCGCCAACGACGGGGAGTACGCCGACCTCTACGCGACTCAGACCGGCAGGTGAGCGCCGGCTACCGCGTCATCGCGCGCTCGTACAGCGCCTCGAACTGCGGGACGACGGTCTCGGCCCGGTAGGCGTCGACCTCGCGCCCGGCCGCCGCGGAGCGGTCGGCCAGCCCGTTGCCGTCGAACAGGGCACACAGCGCGTCGACGAACCCCTCGACGGAGCCGTCGGTGGTGACGCCGCCCTCGCCGACGATGTCGGCGACGCTGCCCACGTCGCTCGCGACGACCGGCGTCCCCGTCGCCAGCGCCTCGAGGAACACGCGGCCGAACGGCTCGTCCCACCGGCCGGGGTAGACGAAGC includes:
- a CDS encoding DUF4330 domain-containing protein codes for the protein MTPIDEDGRLFGRVNVYDALVVLVVLGAVAAGVVYAVPFGGEDGEPATRYATVDLGERSPAVAERISEGDVATGDDGTNLTVTDTYVGPADGRNVSVVARVRVDGRLVDRDGSGETFEFAGVPVRRGEAIDVATSRYDVRGEVLALDAEGETLDTGTLPVLVRADLSRSTADLVSPGDEYRIDGRAVATVERSVVTPRMNRTNGTDAVGLTLRTVRYGGDTYFGDRRVLLDRTIEFRTDRYAFSGVVTRWGNASVPGRPVERTVVVKATNVGPEIADGIEAGMVDRRDNVTVARVTDVRTEPASVVLTSDDGNIYEREHPRNEDVYLTVELRARATGDGLRFRTRPLREGTTIGLDLGTVSVSGEVVAIQQ
- a CDS encoding ABC transporter ATP-binding protein, producing the protein MPDSDTPSATRREKLDALYSVLKYDPKLTATIVGLGIVAAVLEGVGLSFILPIIELVQSEGQPAQGGIAGLFASVYRALNVPLSLGTAVLGVAAVMTVRFTASFLVAWFRETLRMSYIRNLQTEAFGNAFDADISYLDETGSDDVLNAIITQTFYAGQAIERLVVFVEQSFLGLVYGVIAFVISPTLTLVTAVVLGGVTVLLRVVVEPGYDIGDRVADANERRQEAAQAGTQGMRESRVFGLVDELYGDFVDAVDKYTRARVKLRRNEAAIDNAYQLAVAVSVFALIYGSLTYADLTLSSLGLFLFAMFRLGPKASRANELFYRIEQDLPHLVRTRQFTRELANNAEPEAARHEVPETVESVAFDDVHFAYDDGDEVLRGVDFSAERGEFVAFVGQSGAGKSTVVSLLARMHEPTDGEVRANGVPIGGMDIDEWRDRVAVVGQDPYIFDDTLRYNLTIADRDASRAEIERVCEIARVDEFLDDLPDGYDTQVGDDGVRLSGGQKQRVAIARALLDDADVLLLDEATSDLDSNLEREVQRGIETMDREYIVVTVAHRLTTVRNADRIYTLEEGTVSEAGDHEELVANDGEYADLYATQTGR